A genome region from Aggregicoccus sp. 17bor-14 includes the following:
- a CDS encoding Tad domain-containing protein yields MLTRSIRNGMRRQEGQALVMACLLMLVLAIAVLTTVNIGHNVSERIRLQNTADSAAYSMAAMEARAFNFYAYANRTQVSHYVSAMMWQSLLSLIYFAEAFFTDMYGFMRTLSPCGGKGSLFWKVACKLLEAIPVIGEIIIAIEEVIDVFRTVLVGFQDIVKGLNPDKIIGKYVIPAHRTLNSAMFFASQGVMYSTSTHILQTVDSLIAQNDPDLDPKFSQALSGLASQCLFNRAHFEEAGGRPLDLKPKNPFKPLDPNAYQGNDDRTARAKRVMGNITNASRYPCDSEGGVCPEGFVTSRQLGDLLPLPDSLKVIKSFLNGCSDTWCKMGQTRFLTRNNPNADKVRKSNNFIREWKDGPTVPMGMLAQGDNMGSDDIYWLNIGPDKFGLGPISVDNPFSCGKNDNPNECWGDPRKGLGNSKTEYTPYRSTMKTSIWAMNEFEKSPSNGGVHWRVNYAQNSEGWAWHQSPKGPEKDVGVNESKISLAPKVEISVFSAFVRPVGDGNHPWKGIVPFMHFEPMDFSNDNCSPSGKPNDKLAVSRHRDFNQPSTWVALSKSTAQLRNEKDPSAGNNVPALLNDQGTLKYSFGGSGGQTLVMENNRKGFLGYSSPFVIARGQTYYHRPGNWAEQPNFFNPYWRPRLASVYQGLDQLPLLDKVKGFLGPANVALPKIVTH; encoded by the coding sequence ATGCTCACCCGCTCCATCCGCAACGGCATGCGCCGCCAGGAGGGCCAGGCGCTCGTGATGGCCTGCCTGCTGATGCTGGTGCTCGCCATCGCCGTGCTGACCACGGTGAACATCGGCCACAACGTGAGCGAGCGCATCCGCCTGCAGAACACGGCGGACTCCGCTGCGTACTCCATGGCCGCCATGGAGGCGCGCGCCTTCAACTTCTACGCGTACGCGAACCGCACCCAGGTCTCGCACTACGTGTCCGCGATGATGTGGCAGTCGCTGCTCAGCCTCATCTACTTCGCGGAGGCCTTCTTCACGGACATGTACGGGTTCATGCGGACCCTCAGCCCGTGCGGAGGCAAGGGGAGCCTCTTCTGGAAGGTGGCCTGCAAGCTGCTCGAGGCCATTCCCGTCATCGGGGAGATCATCATCGCGATCGAGGAGGTCATCGACGTCTTCCGAACCGTGCTGGTGGGCTTCCAGGACATCGTGAAGGGGCTCAACCCGGACAAGATCATCGGCAAGTACGTCATCCCTGCGCACCGCACGCTCAACTCGGCGATGTTCTTCGCGTCGCAGGGGGTGATGTACTCGACCTCCACGCACATCCTGCAGACGGTGGACAGCCTCATTGCGCAGAACGACCCGGACCTGGACCCCAAGTTCTCCCAGGCGCTCTCGGGGCTCGCGAGCCAGTGCCTCTTCAACCGGGCGCACTTCGAGGAAGCCGGCGGCAGGCCCCTGGACCTCAAGCCCAAGAACCCCTTCAAGCCGCTGGACCCCAACGCCTACCAGGGCAACGACGACCGCACGGCGCGCGCCAAGCGGGTCATGGGCAACATCACCAACGCGAGCCGCTACCCCTGCGACTCCGAGGGCGGCGTGTGCCCCGAGGGCTTCGTCACCAGCCGCCAGCTCGGCGACCTGCTGCCGCTGCCGGACTCGCTCAAGGTCATCAAGAGCTTCCTCAACGGCTGCAGCGACACGTGGTGCAAGATGGGGCAGACGCGCTTCCTCACGCGCAACAACCCCAACGCGGACAAGGTGAGGAAGAGCAACAACTTCATCCGCGAGTGGAAGGACGGCCCCACCGTCCCCATGGGCATGCTGGCCCAGGGCGACAACATGGGCTCGGACGACATCTACTGGCTCAACATCGGCCCGGACAAGTTCGGCCTCGGCCCCATCAGCGTGGACAACCCCTTCTCGTGCGGCAAGAACGACAACCCCAACGAGTGCTGGGGCGATCCGCGCAAGGGGCTGGGCAACTCGAAGACCGAGTACACGCCCTACCGCAGCACGATGAAGACCAGCATCTGGGCGATGAACGAGTTCGAGAAGTCGCCGAGCAACGGCGGCGTGCACTGGCGCGTGAACTACGCCCAGAACTCGGAGGGCTGGGCCTGGCACCAGTCACCCAAGGGGCCCGAGAAGGACGTCGGGGTGAACGAGTCGAAGATCTCGCTCGCGCCGAAGGTGGAGATCTCCGTCTTCAGCGCCTTCGTGCGGCCGGTGGGTGACGGCAACCACCCGTGGAAGGGCATCGTCCCGTTCATGCATTTCGAGCCGATGGACTTCAGCAACGACAACTGCAGCCCCAGCGGCAAGCCCAACGACAAGCTCGCCGTGAGCCGCCACCGCGACTTCAACCAGCCCTCCACCTGGGTGGCCCTGAGCAAGAGCACCGCGCAGCTGCGCAACGAGAAGGACCCTTCGGCGGGCAACAACGTGCCGGCGCTGCTCAACGACCAGGGCACGCTGAAGTACAGCTTCGGCGGCTCGGGCGGCCAGACGCTGGTGATGGAGAACAACCGCAAGGGCTTCCTCGGCTACAGCAGCCCCTTCGTCATCGCGCGCGGGCAGACCTACTACCACCGGCCGGGCAACTGGGCGGAGCAGCCCAACTTCTTCAACCCGTACTGGCGCCCGCGCCTCGCCTCCGTCTACCAGGGCCTGGATCAGCTGCCCCTGCTGGACAAGGTGAAGGGCTTCCTCGGGCCCGCCAACGTGGCGCTGCCGAAGATCGTGACGCACTGA
- a CDS encoding TadE/TadG family type IV pilus assembly protein: MRSNPARSLRSRRGAATVEFALVVPLLVVVLLFSMYLTELVRAKLKMHEAARHAAWEMTSYPLSDFATGDHDKAWTEAHDKVHEDAVNRFGDMDSVEVDLQPSFIADVSNLQVTIEKSEIPFIEAGLVLGNDPEGGWASDVLGAVNGGANYLLGFWGFNKEGMVTSRVRMDFNNRLLPRHYLDEGESGLFTTDFTGGHDLTTLTLNSHLSLYADSWAMADGKDAVVRSRRAGAHRDGDLSKPHGLYKQVSRMTFLGLRDKLNNVGIGQVLDYMGKALPNPLGTFVIARNYGPQNAADAPDCAGIPGYPGYANNPSQDARGGLQSFYRKGKYENLDGDDVYRPRCFDTAPFRDRMDYNNKGSDGRDLNGYMAMFKSRGEYFLGCKNAQAEDPSELNSKEATTADENTSVVNCE; this comes from the coding sequence ATGCGATCGAACCCCGCCCGAAGCCTGCGCTCGCGCCGCGGCGCCGCCACCGTCGAGTTCGCGCTCGTGGTGCCGCTGCTCGTGGTCGTCCTGCTCTTCAGCATGTACCTGACCGAGCTGGTGCGCGCGAAGCTCAAGATGCACGAGGCCGCGCGCCACGCGGCCTGGGAGATGACGAGCTATCCCTTGAGCGACTTCGCCACCGGGGACCACGACAAGGCGTGGACGGAGGCGCACGACAAGGTCCACGAGGACGCCGTGAACCGCTTCGGCGACATGGACTCGGTGGAGGTGGACCTGCAGCCCAGCTTCATCGCGGACGTGAGCAACCTGCAGGTGACCATCGAGAAGAGCGAGATCCCCTTCATCGAGGCGGGGCTGGTGCTGGGCAATGACCCCGAGGGCGGCTGGGCCAGTGACGTGCTCGGCGCCGTGAACGGCGGCGCCAATTACCTGCTGGGCTTCTGGGGCTTCAACAAGGAGGGAATGGTCACCTCCCGCGTGAGGATGGACTTCAACAACCGGCTCCTGCCGCGCCACTACCTGGACGAGGGCGAGAGCGGCCTCTTCACCACGGACTTCACCGGCGGCCACGACCTGACCACGCTCACGCTCAACAGCCACCTCTCGCTCTACGCGGACTCGTGGGCCATGGCGGACGGCAAGGATGCCGTGGTGCGCTCGCGGCGCGCCGGCGCCCACCGCGACGGCGACCTGAGCAAGCCGCACGGCCTGTACAAGCAGGTGAGCCGCATGACCTTCCTGGGCCTGCGCGACAAGCTCAACAACGTGGGCATCGGGCAGGTGCTCGACTACATGGGCAAGGCGCTGCCCAACCCGCTGGGCACCTTCGTCATCGCGCGCAACTACGGTCCGCAGAACGCGGCCGACGCGCCGGACTGCGCCGGCATCCCGGGCTACCCCGGCTACGCGAACAACCCTTCGCAGGACGCGCGCGGCGGCCTGCAGAGCTTCTACCGCAAGGGCAAGTACGAGAACCTGGACGGCGACGACGTGTACCGTCCCCGCTGCTTCGACACCGCGCCCTTCCGCGACCGCATGGACTACAACAACAAGGGCTCGGACGGCCGCGACCTCAATGGCTACATGGCCATGTTCAAGTCGCGCGGGGAGTACTTCCTCGGGTGCAAGAACGCGCAGGCCGAGGACCCCTCCGAGCTCAACAGCAAGGAGGCCACCACGGCGGACGAGAACACCTCGGTGGTGAACTGTGAGTAG